From Carettochelys insculpta isolate YL-2023 chromosome 22, ASM3395843v1, whole genome shotgun sequence, one genomic window encodes:
- the LOC142024774 gene encoding uncharacterized protein LOC142024774 isoform X1: protein MGAKHSVFRFSCPVSNHSTHRSTNPVPLQRPLSQDYIAAGGRPPSCHRGGGTPAGQLQRKGLLVLILPHAKEVRGLETHSGPLQSKSPPTKTAIQNGHTDLYNSCARSRGLVRSSRPSWRLLSCNYPCRPQAISSVCGGRGSFSVLSLALRPDYSCQGIFKDSRGGCGPSSPPGRHHLPISRRPPHKRTLLCAEVNTMVWVTRSNFLSLGLLRNEQKLTLDPTQDIKFMGMKLNSITTCGYLPLQLLRAIQDLIHMVSRGAKVQIVIRLRLMSHMATTYVVQATRLGFRCFQHWMATVYGPLRRNLRKRVAVPEGAGMVSENKEENPQEKGGEEVGLQRTVSGRTDEDFSQNHKRGKTCGNQRRSERLLGCIPDEKSCKSTNAGRDGEDLKETTARPRRPRDEKKNTCTECGKIFLGRSHLISHQKVHTREKPYRCLVCGKVFSHSSNLISHRRIHTGEKPYQCLVCGKGFSHTANLISHQRIHTGEKPYKCLDCGKGFNHGSNLIRHQRTHTGEQPYKCLECGKSFIQSSDLIRHERTHTGEKPYKCLDCGKSFVLSSDLISHQSSHTGDKPYKCLDCGKSFNQSSYLISHQRTHTGEKPYKCLECGKTFSWNSNLISHQRTHTGERPYKCPDCGKRFIDNTALMKHQRMHTGEKPYKCMDCGKSFSRKSTHIGHQRIHKRKKP from the exons ATGGGTGCTAAACATAGTGTCTTCAGGTTCTCCTGTCCCGTTTCCAACCattccacccaccgctccaccaaTCCCGTCCCtcttcagagacccctctcacaagactacattgcggcaggaggtagaccaccttCTTGCCATAGGGGTGGTGGAACCCCTGCTGGCCAACTTCAGAGAAAGGGGCTTCTAGTCCTGATACTTCCTCACGCAAAAGAAGTCCGGGGGCTGGAGACCCATTCTGGACCTTTGCAATCTAAATCTCCACCTACAAAAACCGCAATTCAGAATGGTCACACTGACTTGTATAATTCCTGCGCTCGATCAAGGGGACTGGTTCGCAGTTCTCGACCTTCATGGCGCCTACTTTCATGTAACTATCCATGCCGCCCACAGGCAATTTCTTCGGTTTGTGGTGGGAGAGGATCATTTTCAGTACTGAGTCTTGCCCTTCGGCCTGACTACAGCTGCCAGGGTATTTTCAAAGACTCTCGCGGTGGTTGCGGCCCATCTTCACCACCTGGACGTCATCATCTTCCCATATCAAGACGACCGCCTCATAAAAGGACCCTCTTGTGTGCAGAGGTCAACACGATGGTTTGGGTCACAAGGTCCAACTTTCTTTCCTTGGGCCTACTCAGGAATGAACAGAAGTTGACCCTAGATCCAACTCAAGACATAAAGTTTATGGGGATGAAGCTGAACTCCATCACCACCTGTGGGTATCTGCCACTTCAACTTCTTCGGGCTATCCAGGATCTTATCCACATGGTGTCGAGGGGTGCAAAGGTGCAGATCGTAATACGCCTGCGTCTCATGAGTCACATGGCCACAACTTATGTGGTTCAAGCCACGCGTCTGGGTTTTCGATGCTTTCAGCACTGGATGGCGACCGTATATGGGCCTCTGCGTCGAAATCTGCGCAAACGGGTGGCCGTACCAG AGGGTGCAGGGATGGTGAGTGAAAATAAGGAAGAGAATCCACAGGAGAAAGGTGGCGAGGAGGTGGGTCTGCAGAGAACGGTATCGGGGAGGACCGACGAGGATTTTTCTCAGAATCATAAACGAGGCAAAACCTGTGGAAATCAGCGCCGGTCAGAGAGGCTGCTGGGATGCATCCCAGATGAGAAAAGTTGCAAATCCACAAATGCTGGTAGAGATGGTGAGGACCTCAAGGAAACCACAGCCCGGCCGAGACGCCCCAGAGACGAGAAAAAAAACACATGCACCGAATGTGGGAAGATCTTTCTTGGAAGGTCCCACCTGATTTCCCATCAGAAGGTCCACACCAGAGAGAAACCTTATCGGTGCCTCGTATGTGGGAAGGTCTTCAGCCACAGCTCAAACCTGATTTCCCACCGGAggatccacacaggagagaaaccctaccAGTGCCTCGTCTGCGGGAAAGGCTTCAGTCACACTGCCAACCTGATCTCCCATCAGAGGATCCACACAGGAGAAAAACCTTACAAATGCCTAGACTGCGGGAAAGGGTTTAACCATGGTTCCAACCTTATTAGgcaccagagaacccacacaggtgAACAACCTTATAAGTGCCTGgaatgtgggaaaagcttcattCAGAGCTCTGATCTGATTAGGCACGAGCGAACCCATACAGGGGAGAAACCCTATAAGTGCCTggattgtgggaaaagctttGTTTTGAGTTCAGATCTGATTTCCCATCAGAGTAGCCACACAGGAGATAAACCCTATAAGTGcctggactgtgggaaaagcttcaatcAAAGCTCGTACCTTATTTCCCACCAGAGAAcgcacacaggagagaaaccctacaaatgcctggagtgtgggaaaacATTCAGCTGGAATTCCAATCTGATTTCCCATCAAAGAACTCACACGGGAGAGAGACCCTATAAGTGCccggactgtgggaaaaggtttaTTGACAACACAGCCCTTATGAAACATCAGCGAATGCATACGGGCGAGAAGCCCTATAAGTGCATGGACTGCGGGAAAAGTTTCAGTCGGAAATCAACCCACATTGGACATCAGAGAATCCACAAGAGAAAGAAACCTTGA
- the LOC142024774 gene encoding uncharacterized protein LOC142024774 isoform X2 yields the protein MYPEVDTLLQLRPNQCRAEQGAGMVSENKEENPQEKGGEEVGLQRTVSGRTDEDFSQNHKRGKTCGNQRRSERLLGCIPDEKSCKSTNAGRDGEDLKETTARPRRPRDEKKNTCTECGKIFLGRSHLISHQKVHTREKPYRCLVCGKVFSHSSNLISHRRIHTGEKPYQCLVCGKGFSHTANLISHQRIHTGEKPYKCLDCGKGFNHGSNLIRHQRTHTGEQPYKCLECGKSFIQSSDLIRHERTHTGEKPYKCLDCGKSFVLSSDLISHQSSHTGDKPYKCLDCGKSFNQSSYLISHQRTHTGEKPYKCLECGKTFSWNSNLISHQRTHTGERPYKCPDCGKRFIDNTALMKHQRMHTGEKPYKCMDCGKSFSRKSTHIGHQRIHKRKKP from the exons ATGTACCCTGAagtggacacactactccagctgaggcctaatcagtgcagagcagagc AGGGTGCAGGGATGGTGAGTGAAAATAAGGAAGAGAATCCACAGGAGAAAGGTGGCGAGGAGGTGGGTCTGCAGAGAACGGTATCGGGGAGGACCGACGAGGATTTTTCTCAGAATCATAAACGAGGCAAAACCTGTGGAAATCAGCGCCGGTCAGAGAGGCTGCTGGGATGCATCCCAGATGAGAAAAGTTGCAAATCCACAAATGCTGGTAGAGATGGTGAGGACCTCAAGGAAACCACAGCCCGGCCGAGACGCCCCAGAGACGAGAAAAAAAACACATGCACCGAATGTGGGAAGATCTTTCTTGGAAGGTCCCACCTGATTTCCCATCAGAAGGTCCACACCAGAGAGAAACCTTATCGGTGCCTCGTATGTGGGAAGGTCTTCAGCCACAGCTCAAACCTGATTTCCCACCGGAggatccacacaggagagaaaccctaccAGTGCCTCGTCTGCGGGAAAGGCTTCAGTCACACTGCCAACCTGATCTCCCATCAGAGGATCCACACAGGAGAAAAACCTTACAAATGCCTAGACTGCGGGAAAGGGTTTAACCATGGTTCCAACCTTATTAGgcaccagagaacccacacaggtgAACAACCTTATAAGTGCCTGgaatgtgggaaaagcttcattCAGAGCTCTGATCTGATTAGGCACGAGCGAACCCATACAGGGGAGAAACCCTATAAGTGCCTggattgtgggaaaagctttGTTTTGAGTTCAGATCTGATTTCCCATCAGAGTAGCCACACAGGAGATAAACCCTATAAGTGcctggactgtgggaaaagcttcaatcAAAGCTCGTACCTTATTTCCCACCAGAGAAcgcacacaggagagaaaccctacaaatgcctggagtgtgggaaaacATTCAGCTGGAATTCCAATCTGATTTCCCATCAAAGAACTCACACGGGAGAGAGACCCTATAAGTGCccggactgtgggaaaaggtttaTTGACAACACAGCCCTTATGAAACATCAGCGAATGCATACGGGCGAGAAGCCCTATAAGTGCATGGACTGCGGGAAAAGTTTCAGTCGGAAATCAACCCACATTGGACATCAGAGAATCCACAAGAGAAAGAAACCTTGA
- the LOC142024774 gene encoding uncharacterized protein LOC142024774 isoform X3, with translation MVSENKEENPQEKGGEEVGLQRTVSGRTDEDFSQNHKRGKTCGNQRRSERLLGCIPDEKSCKSTNAGRDGEDLKETTARPRRPRDEKKNTCTECGKIFLGRSHLISHQKVHTREKPYRCLVCGKVFSHSSNLISHRRIHTGEKPYQCLVCGKGFSHTANLISHQRIHTGEKPYKCLDCGKGFNHGSNLIRHQRTHTGEQPYKCLECGKSFIQSSDLIRHERTHTGEKPYKCLDCGKSFVLSSDLISHQSSHTGDKPYKCLDCGKSFNQSSYLISHQRTHTGEKPYKCLECGKTFSWNSNLISHQRTHTGERPYKCPDCGKRFIDNTALMKHQRMHTGEKPYKCMDCGKSFSRKSTHIGHQRIHKRKKP, from the coding sequence ATGGTGAGTGAAAATAAGGAAGAGAATCCACAGGAGAAAGGTGGCGAGGAGGTGGGTCTGCAGAGAACGGTATCGGGGAGGACCGACGAGGATTTTTCTCAGAATCATAAACGAGGCAAAACCTGTGGAAATCAGCGCCGGTCAGAGAGGCTGCTGGGATGCATCCCAGATGAGAAAAGTTGCAAATCCACAAATGCTGGTAGAGATGGTGAGGACCTCAAGGAAACCACAGCCCGGCCGAGACGCCCCAGAGACGAGAAAAAAAACACATGCACCGAATGTGGGAAGATCTTTCTTGGAAGGTCCCACCTGATTTCCCATCAGAAGGTCCACACCAGAGAGAAACCTTATCGGTGCCTCGTATGTGGGAAGGTCTTCAGCCACAGCTCAAACCTGATTTCCCACCGGAggatccacacaggagagaaaccctaccAGTGCCTCGTCTGCGGGAAAGGCTTCAGTCACACTGCCAACCTGATCTCCCATCAGAGGATCCACACAGGAGAAAAACCTTACAAATGCCTAGACTGCGGGAAAGGGTTTAACCATGGTTCCAACCTTATTAGgcaccagagaacccacacaggtgAACAACCTTATAAGTGCCTGgaatgtgggaaaagcttcattCAGAGCTCTGATCTGATTAGGCACGAGCGAACCCATACAGGGGAGAAACCCTATAAGTGCCTggattgtgggaaaagctttGTTTTGAGTTCAGATCTGATTTCCCATCAGAGTAGCCACACAGGAGATAAACCCTATAAGTGcctggactgtgggaaaagcttcaatcAAAGCTCGTACCTTATTTCCCACCAGAGAAcgcacacaggagagaaaccctacaaatgcctggagtgtgggaaaacATTCAGCTGGAATTCCAATCTGATTTCCCATCAAAGAACTCACACGGGAGAGAGACCCTATAAGTGCccggactgtgggaaaaggtttaTTGACAACACAGCCCTTATGAAACATCAGCGAATGCATACGGGCGAGAAGCCCTATAAGTGCATGGACTGCGGGAAAAGTTTCAGTCGGAAATCAACCCACATTGGACATCAGAGAATCCACAAGAGAAAGAAACCTTGA